The following nucleotide sequence is from Fusarium oxysporum f. sp. lycopersici 4287 supercont2.40 genomic scaffold, whole genome shotgun sequence.
GCTTGTTGGAATATTTGAAGATATGAACATCGAGATATCCAATCCCCTCATCGGGTTAGCTGTTGCAGCAACATCGACAATTCCATGGCTCTACCAATTTGTGAAGAATGCCAAGGTTGCTAGCAAAGCCAGCCAGAATTTAGCCAAGGGACAGAGATTGCTACAACGCCTGTCGAAGACTTGGCCATGCATGTCACACAAAGTATGTTCCTCCACTACGAACCCGGTAGTTACTAACCGTAATCCCCAGCTGCAAGGCCTCCAACGACTCCAATCACTTGTCATTGGAAAGTCACCTGAAGCCGGTGCTGCTGATACCACGATTAATTTTCCACCGTCTATGATATGGGAACTTCTCGATCCGATCATTTATAATACCAGACTATCCACTGATCCTTCTGACCTATCCACAGAGGGCCTCCCTTACGTCAGTATACATGTCACAACAGACTTCTTGCATCCTCTAGCGGATGACGAAGGCGATCAGGCGTTGAGTCACTTCAATTGGGAAGACAGTCTCATGTATGGGAACGACCTGTTGCAGGACAATTACCCTGCATCACTTGTTCCCTTTGATTTCAATGTAACCTAGTCTCCCGTTGCAAGAGTGGCTATTTTTGTATCTCGTAGGTGACAATAGTGAATGGGAAAATTGCTAGTACCGGCACCGTTGAATAATGATATCGGGAAACGGCATTTAGCAGTTCCGATTAGTTTACCAGAACGGAATGTGTCGTGACCCATAACAACGCTAATTATAAGCCCGCCCATATCCATCACCTGTCAAAATCACGCAACAATAGAGCTAGCGCAAGGTCAAAAATTTTCGACAAGCCTCGTGATTTACGAAATGGCATGCAAAGTCCAGAGGCGATGATAATTATTGCCGTTAACCCGATCATGACAATTCGCTTAGCTTATCTTGCAGCGCCATCTACTGTGACGTAGTCACGATCTTCTGGAAAGCATCAAGTCGGCCCACTGTCAGAAGCAAATTACATGTGATGTTCGGGTTGGACTACCAAAACCTCGGGCATTAACAAATCACCAACGGACTTCTCAACAATCAGATCATATCGTGAGAAAGAGTTTGCTTGCGTCACGCAAACTGGAAATGAGGATAAATTAAAGGAGTTGGCCGTGGTTGGCGAAGTTATTCTTGATATAATCATCACACATAAATTCCACTATATTCCAATATCTTAAACATCAATTCGCTATTCGCTATGTATTACAGCAAAGGCAACTATGAAGCCTTTGCGCGACCACTCAAGCCTGAAGGTATTGAGTCCAAAAGGGCATGGATTGTCGGCTCTGGCCTCGCTGGTCTGTCAACCGCCGCATTCCTTGTGCGCGATGCTCAAATGCCAGGAAagaacatcaccatcctTGAAGAACTGAAGATCCCAGGCGGTGCCTTGGACGGCATCAAAGAACCCGAGAAAGGGTTCGTCATCCGCGGTGGCCGCGAGATGGAATCCCACTTCGAGTGCCTTTGGGATCTCTTCCGTTCTGTTCCCTCgattgaggaggagggagcTAGTGTTCTTGATGAGTTTTATTGGCTCAACAAGAGAGATCCGAACTTCTCGCTCCAGCGCGCTACGATcaatcaaggtcaagatgcAGAGACTGGGAAGCTGTTTACTCTGACCGAAAAGGCCCCAGTCAGAGATGACGAGGCTTTTTCCTTGCTACTAgagctgaagttgagaatAAGCGCATTGACGAAGTCTTCAGCGAAGACTTCTTCAAGAGCAACTTTTGGCTCTACTGGCAGACCATGTTTGCTTTTCAGACCTGGCACTCTGctttggagatgaagctgtACCTCCATCGCTTTGTCAACCATATCAAAGGCATGCCTGACTTTTCGACCCTCAAATTCACCAAGTACAACCAATATGAgtctcttgtgctgccaTTGCATAAGTGGCTCGAGGATCAGGGTGTTGTATTTCAGTACTGCACCGAGGTTCAAGATGTCGACTTCAACATTGGGGAGAATAAGAAGACTGCAACTTTCATTCATTGGATCAGAGATGGAGAGAAGGGTGGTCAGTCTCTCGGAGTAAACAACCTCGTCTTTATGACTATTGGTTCGTTGACGGAGAACTCTGGCTTGGGCGATCAACATACCCCAGCTAAACTACATGATGGTCCAGCTCCCGCCTGGGACTTGTGGCGTCGCATCGCAGCCAAAGACCCCTCTTTCGGCCGCCCAGAGGTTTTCTGTGACAACATCCCTGCGACAAAGTGGATGTCAGCAACTGTCACGACTTTAGACAAACGTGTTCCCGAGTATATCCAGAAGATCTGCAAGCGAGACCCATTCAGCGGAAGAGTCGTAACCGGAGGTATTGTCACAGTCCGGGATTCTAGCTGGATCATGAGCTGGACGGTCAATCGTCAGCCTCACTTCAAGAACCAGCCCAAGGATCAGATTGTTGTTTGGGTCTACGGCcttcttgtcgagaagaacGGCGACTACGTTAAGAAGCCTATGCAAGATTGCACTGGCGAGGAGATCACCCAGGAGTGGCTATATCACATGGGAGTCCCAGAGAACGACATCCCTGTTCTTGCGGCTGAAGGCGCCAAATGCGTTCCAGTAATGATGCCATATGTCACATCTTTCTTCATGCCACGAAAAGCAGGGGATCGTCCCGACATTGTTCCAGCCGGAGCAGAGAACTTTGCCTTCCTTGGGCAATTTTCAGAGACGACACGCGATACTATTTTTACTACAGAATATTCCGTTCGTACGGCTATGGAGTCGGTCTATCAGCTTACTGGAGTGGACCGTGGTGTTCCAGAGGTATTTGGTTCGACTTATGATGTGAGAGTTTTGCTTGATGCAATGTGTCAGTTACGAGATGGCAAGGAATTGGCGACTTGGCTGCCAGAGCGTATTCGAAGGTTTCTTGTCAACAAGTTGGAAGGATCACAGATTGGCCAGTTGATGCATGAGTATCATcttatttagttaattaTTGTCGCTTAGAGCATATGTATCTATAGAGTCAAATATTCTCGTTATTAAAATATGGTCTCGTGGTAAAATATCTCGAGATCGTATAGCGTTTTAATTCAACCTCCGTGAAGTAACGGAGATGAGTCCCAGCCTCAAAGCGCCTCATTGCCTAATACCACTATAGATTAAGAACGAACCTCTAGTATCCGGCTGGTTGTTATGCAAGGGATGTATTAGAGGTCCTACGATGTCTTTCATTGTAGATGCAAAAACAATTCCAACTCagtaattaaatataaataataccATCTGTGACTATCTAGTTTAATTAGTTGTGATGGCTAAGTAAAGTAATAGGACTACAGTCCAGGAATTGCGCTTCGCCTGCTACGACGTTTAATAAACAGGGTTCGGCCACAAAGCACAAAGCTTACCCTAATTCAGGGGACCGTGAGATAGAGGCATGCCAATTCCAGCAATCCCGCCAATTCCCCGAGTTTATTTTTATGCTTATTAATTGTTTCTGCTTTGAGGTGTATTCGCATCACGCGCTGAAAGCTGCGGGTTTAGAACTTTGGCATACACTAAGAGGAGAGGCAGCTAAACAGAAGTCAGTTTGCTATAGATGTCTAAACTTTTATAGATGCcatttatttatttaataattaagcCGTATATCCGGATAAAGGTGCCTCTTTTGTATTAGGGCCTTGGTTTTAAATTATACTTCTTTCGGAGAAATCTTACTAATAacttctaattatattattataagtaatactaatattttatatatttattttaccaagataatttattacctagttattaaactttaataagtataaagttaattttaatatttaataaatatttaatttatttttctCTTAACTTAAACACTTTTAAAGCAgccttatattaaaatatatcctttttcATACTAATTcctaaattaataattaatataagttttatataaatattataatagtgggttttctaattattataaattaagctatactaggtttattattaatagattatataaggtataatactaagtattattaaagtattatatttcttaatagtagatttaatatatattaggcttaattaatataaagaagtcttattaatagctagaAAGCtaaaatctataaaagtataaataaatatattttatatattagagGTAGTTATATAAgagtaatataatataaggttattattagtccTTAAATAATATAGTCTTAGAGTGctattattcttatatttattagtttTTGCCTAGTTAGTTACTTAAGATAGGGTTTTTATaggggtatatataatataactactagagttataatataaaaaggcagtaatttaaattagaaataccttattatatataacgTAGTTCATAAGCGAGTTGGCCACCCAAGCGAATTGGCCAGCATACTCttcaccttaaaagctattttttaagtaattcttataaattcAAATTAGacttaaaatagctaaaatttAAATAGCGTATATATAAGTCctaaagtaagctatattaattttcctagatttttaaaaaaatcctatatagctataaactttaaagtctatttacactgtaaaatacactgtattttaaggttttctatataatctaaaatacctaaaaatctttaaaaaatacttcctaataaaattaattatactattttagggatactttttatttaatttttagctaatttatttaagctttggaatactatagggtaagctattattagctgcacagtatgctggccaactcgcTTGGGTGGCCAACTCGCTTATAAACTACgttatttaattattaaagttaactataactttaagttaatttaacttttattaactaatttatataaaagttaacttaattcctttaatataaccctgcctttaccttatataaatttaatattatatataaactcctttaattttaattttataatcttagattataattaacttcttacttttatataaaaaggaggATATAAAGTACTTAattagccttaataattatactcTTAAGCcactttttatattaagctaagttacttataaatataataagcaaAGCTGCCTTTTTTACCTTAAGaaattaactttattataaggctttttttaacttttttaatttaaatagctttttaACTAACTAGgttaaaaatattatattatataggtaatttaaatttatataattaattaggctaattaggttatatttaaaaataattaattttaattaggcttaatttacctcttaaagagaagtttattttaatagctcTAGCtgttttatataatatataataatttttacCTTTaatttactttaatattaatttaattatattaataagattataattagttatataatagccttaattaggctataggctattatataatattatattaatagttataattaatattaataaatataattagaagtAAAAAGAAAGTTAATTTAAAGA
It contains:
- a CDS encoding myosin-crossreactive antigen; the encoded protein is MYYSKGNYEAFARPLKPEGIESKRAWIVGSGLAGLSTAAFLVRDAQMPGKNITILEELKIPGGALDGIKEPEKGFVIRGGREMESHFECLWDLFRSVPSIEEEGASVLDEFYWLNKRDPNFSLQRATINQGQDAETGKLAEVENKRIDEVFSEDFFKSNFWLYWQTMFAFQTWHSALEMKLYLHRFVNHIKGMPDFSTLKFTKYNQYESLVLPLHKWLEDQGVVFQYCTEVQDVDFNIGENKKTATFIHWIRDGEKGGQSLGVNNLVFMTIGSLTENSGLGDQHTPAKLHDGPAPAWDLWRRIAAKDPSFGRPEVFCDNIPATKWMSATVTTLDKRVPEYIQKICKRDPFSGRVVTGGIVTVRDSSWIMSWTVNRQPHFKNQPKDQIVVWVYGLLVEKNGDYVKKPMQDCTGEEITQEWLYHMGVPENDIPVLAAEGAKCVPVMMPYVTSFFMPRKAGDRPDIVPAGAENFAFLGQFSETTRDTIFTTEYSVRTAMESVYQLTGVDRGVPEVFGSTYDVRVLLDAMCQLRDGKELATWLPERIRRFLVNKLEGSQIGQLMHEYHLI